In the genome of Streptomyces violaceoruber, the window CACGTGGTGTTCTTCGCGTGCTCGGCGGGATCGGGCCGCGGCAGGGTGCTGATCGCGGCATACAGGGCGGCGTGCGCGGCGGTGGAGAACGAGTCGGCGGCGATGCCGTTCACGTCGTCCAGGCGGTGCGGGTCGAGGAGGAGAGCCCCCAGGAGGGCCTGCTCGACGTGGAACACCGGCTGGGGCGGTGGGACGGCGTCAAGGTCGTCTTCGTCGGGTTCGGGGGTGTGGGGCATCAGGCGGCGAGGGTGAAGTCGTCGGGGTCGAGGGTGACGCCGAGGTGCGGGGCGAGGAGGTGGCCGGCGAGCAGCGGGGGAACGGCGTTGCCGATCTGGGAGAACTGCTGGCCCTTGTTCCCGGCCCAGGGGTAGTCGGCGGGAAAGGTCTGCAGGAGGCCCGCCTCGCGGGCGGTGATCCGGATCGGCTCGGGAACGGCCGGCGCATCGGTGTCCGTGGCCGAGGGTGTGGCGGGTTCGGCGACCCAGGTGCACTCGTTGGCGCGGTGCCCGAAGAACAGCGTGCCAGCCGGCTCCTGGATGGACCGGACGGTGGCGTTGGCCTGGTTGTTGCTGCGCAGGGACCAGGACCAGCGGTGCGCCTCGGCGGTGAACGTGGGCGCCGGAGCGTCGGCCGCACGATTCTCGCGCGTGCCGTGCCGGGCCGCCCACCCCGCGCCTTCCCGGCGGGACTGCAGAACCACCCCGTCCGGCCGCGGCATCCAGGTGCCGCGCTCCCGCGCGTCGGACAGTGTCTTGCGAGAGCCCGACGGGAACGGCTCGGGGCCGCCGCCAGGCCCACCTCCTGCACAGACGGTGGGGACGGGCCGGTCGGTCGCGCCCCATCCCAGGGCTTCGGCCATGCTGACCCAGCGGGCACGGCCCGGACCGAACAGCGATTCCGGCTCGGCGAGCTGGGCGTGCGTGGGCGTGGGCGGCTGCGCCGTGCGGACGCGGGAGGCCAGAAGGATTGCCCGCTTTCTGGTCTGCGGGACGCCGAAGTCGGCGGCGTTGAGGATCCCGTACCAGACGGAGAACCCCCACCCGCGCAGGACGGCCGCGTACTGCTTCCACAAGGGCAGCACGTCCGGTACTTCCTCCATGGCCACCCAGTCGGGCTCGCCGACCGCGTTCAGCGCGTGCAGGTAGCGCATCGGCTCGGCGGCGAGCAGGGAGCGCTCGTCGCGGCAGGCGGTGAGGAGGCGCTCGCGGGTGTCGCGCCCGGCGGCCAGGTCTTCGACCGCCGCGTGCACCAGCGGCTGGTCGAGAAGACCGAGGCGCTTGCCGGCCATGCTCCACGCCTGACACGGCGGCGAAGCGATCACACCGCGGGTGCGGCCGAGGAACGGCCAGGCCGGATACCTCGCCACGTCGCACCGGATGGTCAACTGCCCCGCCGCAGCACGGGTCTTACATGCCCACGGGTCCCATTCCAGGCCGACGTCGCGCACGCCCAGGACGTGCAGTGCCCTGCTCCAGCCGCCCGGCCCCGCGAAGAGGTCGAGTATCACGTGGCCAGCCCGAAGTCGTCCTGCGTCAGCGCGTCGGCGTCGCCCCGGCACGCCCAGGGCGAGCAGCCGTCCTCGACACCGTTCTCCAGGACGTCGGCCTCGTCCGCGCTGATCCGCAGGGCGGCCCGCTCGGCGGCGGTGACGTGATCGATGGGGGCTTCGCTGAGCGGGACGCGGGAGCGGTGCAGGAACGCCTCGCCGAGCAGTCTGTTGCCGGTGGCGTTGGCGCGGGCGTTGCCCTGCCGGATGGCCGTGTCGAATTCGACGACGTCCGCCCACTCGGACGGAGATGTGTCCCTGATATGCCGCCACTGCGCATTTCCATGGAACGGGCATCCCAGGCAACTCGATTTCGGGGTATCGGCGAGACCGAGGGAAGTCAGGTAGCGCGCACAGTCGGCCCTGCTCCAGGACATGTCCAGAAGGGGATGCCGGTTACGCATGTACTTGACGTCCGCGTCTTTCGCGCGGTGGAATTCATCCGTGGAGATTCCTACCCACTGCTCGACGAAAACGCCCTTTGGGATGCGTGCCGGATAGGGGTAGCCGAGCAGTTCGCGGACCTTCTGCTTGATTGGCTTGACCTTATACTCGCCGGTGCACTGCCGCCGGGTCATCCCAGGTCGCCCGTCCTGATTGAGGATGTGGAGCGGCATGGAGGCGAACCGGTGATCCGGGTTCAGGGCGTCGTCTCGGATATTTCCGGCCGACACGCGCAGTACGGGTATCCCGGCGGGGGCGGCTATCTCTTCTTCCAGGCGGTCAAGGTGTGCATAAACCGCTTCGGGTTCCCATCCGGTGTCGGCGAAAATCGCATAGTCGACCCTGGGGAGAATGCCCTCGGCTGACAGGGCAAGGAGCGTGCTGGATTGAACTCCCGCACCGAGGGAGAGGGCGCGGAATCGGGGCTGATCTGAAATGGTCTGTCCTGGGTTTAGGGAAAGGGGAGGGAGTACTCGAATCGCGGTCGCGTCAGCGGCAGGGGGATTGCGGCCGGTCGCGGGATACGGCGTCGCAGAGGGCGGGGATGCGGTCGACGAGGTCGGTGGCCGACTCGATGAACTGCTGCGGTGTCGGCCCGATCAGAACCACCCGCCGTGATGTGGCGGCTGCCTGGCGGCGCTGGTTCTCCACGGCGCGGGCAAGAGCAGCCGTCAGTTCGGCGGCGGCGTCCTGGGCGGCCTTGGCGATCTGCGCGACGCGGTGAAGGAGCAGCAGGTCCGGAGGGCAGGGCCGCGTCGTCTGGCGGCTGAGGGTGAGAAACAGCCGCAAAGCGGTGCCGGCGAGGTCTTGGGCGTCAGTGAGGCGCGCGGCCAGTGTGGATGCGGATGCGCCTCGTTCGGCGGGCAGGAAATGCAGGGCCTGGTGCAGCGAGGCCGCGTCGGACGAGATGCGGGCGAGGACCGGGGCCGGGTCGGCGGGGTCAGGCACGGGTCTCCGTGGTGGCGTGCGGGTTCAGGGTTTGGGCGAACGCGGTAGTGAGTGCCGGGGCCTGCTCGGGGGCGGTCATCAGGGCGCGGACGACGGGGGTGCCGATGACGACGGCGTCCACCAGTGGCGCAACGCGTTCCGCGAGGGCCGGGGTGGAGATCCCCACGCCCGATACGACGGGCAGGGGACTCGCGGCGCGCAGGCGTGTCGTGAAGTCGGCGAGAGCGGGCACGTCGAGCGGGCCGCGGTAGCCGGTGGGGGCGGTGCTGGCGGGTGCGTAGAGCCATCCCGATGCGCCGGCGGCCACGGTGGCGAGGCCGGTGTCAGTGAGGTGGCGGGGGACGAGGCGTGGGGTGGAGAGGTTCGTGGCCTTCGCTGCGGCCTGCCAGCGCTCTGCCTGGTCGTCGGGCAGGTCGACGACCATGGCGCCGGCGGCACCCGCGTCAGCGAGCAGCCGGGCCAGGCGTTCGGGGCCGTGCCGGCTGACGGGGTCCCAGTAGGTCATAACGACGGTCGGCCGAAGGCCAGCGGCGTGCTCGATCCCGCGCAGGGCGCGGGTGAGGAGGTGCCCGCGGCTCAGGGCGCGGCGGTAGGCGGCTTGGATGATGGGCCCGTCGAGGCCGGCGTCATGGTGGGCGAGGCCGATCTCGAACAGGTCGGCGCCGGCTCGGGCGATCTGGTCGAGCTGATGATGCTCGGCGCGGGCCGGATGCAGTCCGGCGGGGACGAACACGCCGAGCGCGCAGCGGGGTTGGGCGAGGAGAGCTTGGAGGGAGTCGGTGGTGGCCAGGAGATGTCTTTCTCGGAGGGCGCTGTCGCGGCAGGTCAGCGGTGGCGTGGGGCCGGTGAAGGCGGGGAGGTTACGAGGGTGGTGGCGCTCTGGCCGTGGGCGGCCCGGGCACGGGGCGTGGTGTCCGTGGTGGGCTGGTGGCTGAAGGCGGGGGCCACGCGGTCGAGGGCCAGGGCGATCTGCTGGGCCTGGTCGTGAGCAGTAGCGAGCTGCTCGGCGACATCGGTGGGGAACCGGTCCCACTGGGCTCGGTACTGGTAGCGCTGGATGATCTCGGCGGCGTTGCGCAGCTGCTCGGCGACCTGCCGCAGGACGGCGGTTTTCTGTTCCGGGGCGGTCGCGGTGTGTGTGGCTTGCAGAAGCGCGTCCAGGGCGGTGGGCAGCGACTCGTCGGGCGTGGGAAGGCCGTAGAGGGCGGCGTGCAGTGCTTGGGCGTAGACCGTCATGGGCCCGCCCCGACCGCGGCTGCGGTACTCGATGGGGGCTTGCCGGCGGGCGCCGAAGTTGACGGTCACGTCCCGGGGAGCGGCACCGGGGTGGAGCTGGTCGGCGAGGGCACGGGCGAGATCATGCACGGTGGGGGTGTCGGACGTGGAAGCTCCTCGGATGGCGGTGCCGGATGCGTTGGGGTGGTCAGCGGGTGCGGCGAGGGGCCGATGGTGTGATTCGTGGACCGGTGGCGGGAGCTGAGCGGCGGCGGGTGCTGGCGGGGATGTCGGCTGGTGTGGGGATGCCCAGGTGGACACGCGCGCTGAGACCGTGGGTGTACGCGTGTGCCTCGGGAGCGGTGACGGCGCTGAGCAGTTGGCGCTCGTCCAGCCCGTCCCGAGTGCGGTAGGCCGCGCCGTCTGCTGTGGGGACGAAGCCGTGTTGCTCTAGCAGCAACCGGGCGGCGGTGGTCGAGGCAGTCACGGCAACCGTGCCGTCCCTGACCTGGAAGTGCAGGTTTGGGCCGCCTGCCGGCTGGTCGGGACTCCAGCGGGTGGTCCAGGAAAGGTCGACGAGGTCGTGGGTGTGGGCCAAGAGCCCGTACATCGCCACGCCGGCGCGCTCGTGTACGTCCTGCGCGATGCCTGGAGGCAGCAGGTGGAGCCTGCGGCCGTGGTGTTCACGAGGGAGGAAGCCGGCGTCGGTGAGCAGCCGGTCGGCGTCGCGGATGGGGCGGTTGAGGATGACGAAGGTGTGGCCGTCGTCGGTGGACCCGATGAATACGTCGGGGATGTCCAGGAGTGACACGGTGGTCCAAGGGATTCGGAAGTGCAGGCCGGGAGAAATGGCAGTGCGCTCGCGGCAACGGACGTGTACGTGCAGCCGAGTCAGGGCGTCGTTGTGCCGGGTGAAGTAGCCGGCGAGGAGCAGGAGGTGCTCGGCCGGCCCAGTCGGCTCGTTCAGCTGGGGATGACGGGTTTCGGTGAGGCCGGTGTCAGCGGCGGTGTACGACGCGGCCGAGCTGGGCGCCGGCGTGGTGGACGTGTGGGTTCACGGCGGCTCGGTGCACGGGGGTGATGAGCGCGTCGTCCAGGTTCTGCACGAGATAGGGGACGTCACGGAAGGTGCGCTCGACCGGGGTGGTCGTCGCGAGGTGGGTGGAGAACTGGGCGACGAGCCGCTCGGGGCTGTCCTGGGTGAAGGAGGCGTCCCAGTGGGTGTCGAAGCCGTCGTACACGTGGTGCCGGAAGCGCCACGGGGTGTCTTCCGCCGGAGTGTGCTGCAGGTGGCAGTGGCCGTCGGGCGAGGTGAACGTGTCGTCCTCGCGGTGCCAGTGGTTCAGTTCGGCGATCTGCGCGAGGGGGGTGGTGGTGAGCGGGATCCGGTCGATGTGCCGGTCGTCGCCGAGCAGCTGGGGCAGAGCCTGGGTGACGGCGGCGATGGCCTCGATCGGGGTCTGCCGGGTGAAGCGGGCTTCCCAGTACGGCTCGTGGTGCGCGAGGGACCACCAGTGGCCGTGGGTGTGCCGGGAGTTGAAGTTGACGAACAGGCTGCCGTCGGGGCTGTGGACGCTGATGCGTCCGCTTGCGCGATCGTGCTCGCTCTGCCAGCCGAAGAGGTGGACCAGCGGGCCGATCGCATCGGCGAGCCGGTCGATGCCCGCTCCCGCCAGATAGCGCGGGGAGACCAGGACCCGGTCCTGGGGCGCGAAGGGCCTCACCGCCGGGCCTTGTACCGCAGGCGGCAGTGGGCCAGGACTGATCGGGTGCAGCGCGTCGGTGCCGGTGTGCAGGAGACGTCTGGGACGCGTGCGGGCGGGGCCTCGTATCCGTCCACCCGGGCGCGGGGTGGATCCGGGTGTTCTGCAGGGTAGTGCGAGGTCATGGGCTGCTGTGGGCTCCGATGGGTCAGTTAACGGCTGCGGGCGGCCGTCTTCGCAGCGGTGGGTGCGGGCGCGGGCGTCGTGCCCGGCACCCTGCGAGTGGGCGGGCTGCTGATGGCCGTGGCCAGCGCGGTGGTGCCGGCGGGAGTGAGGCGGACTCGGTCCTGGAGCGGGCCGCCCACATAGGCGGCAGGCGCGGACTCCGGAACGCGCTCCGCGAGCCCCTTTGTCTCCAACGCCCGCAGTGTGCCCAGGAGCACGCGCTCGTCGCGGTAGTGGACGGTTTGCCGTCCCAGGGAGCTGGTGACCACCACGTTCCCGCAGGCGATCTCCCACAGGGCGGTGTGGTGAGCGGCGGTCAGGGTGTGCTCCGGACCGTCGCCTGCTGCCGTCCCCCCGCGGCGTCGGATTTCGTAGGCGAGGGTGTTGGCGCAGCCCATCGCGGCTTCGGGTGCCAAGGCGGTCAGAGTGCGGGCCATCGGGAGCTGCTGGTCCGCGGAGGCACTGCTCAGGAAGGCGAGCTGCTCAAGGCGGACCACTGCGTCCGACAGGTCGAGACTGCGGAAGAGGCGTACGTCGGTGACCGCTTTGAGGGCGGTGCGGGTCGCAGAAGCGAGTCGCTGGGCGGAGGCGGCGTGGGCGTTGGGCTCGGATGGCGGATGGGCCCGCAGGAGACGGTCGAGCATGTCGTTGTGCTGCACGTACTGGTCTGCGAGCAGCAGCAGGCGCTCAACCGGCGTCGGCGGGGCGGCCACGTCGAACAGGAAGCCCTCGGGCGGCGTCGTCATACGCGGCGCCGGGCAGCGAGCACGGGCGGTGTGGAGGGCGCCTTCTGCGGGCTGGGCCTTTGGGCCTCGGCGATGAGTTGCCGGTCTTCAGCGCGCGCTGAGAATGAGGCGAGGCGTCGGGAGAGCCGTCGCGCTACGGCGCGATAAGTGGTGGCCGCTTGCTGCATCTCGACACCGGCACGGCGAAGCTGATCACGGCTGGTCGCCGGGGTGGGATCGGCGTCCTCGTACAGCAGCATCTCGGTGCGGTGATGGATGGCGAGGTTGCACAGGGTGGCGGCCAGTGAGATCTGGGAGCAGGCGCCGGCGAGGAGCGCCAGGTTGTCGGCCCCGTCCTTCATTGCGGGGTACTGGCTGACCGACAGGTCGTGCACCTGCCGCGTGCACTTCATCGCCAGCTCGTGCACCCGCAGGCTCAGGGGTGCGATCTCTCGGACGGGCTTGGCGATCTCGCCCTCCCGGATGCGTGCCGCCTCCACGGACAGCTCCTTCAGGACGGGGGCCACCTCGCCGAGAAGGCGGGTGTGTTCGGTCAGGTCGACGGTGTGCAGGACAACTCCGGGAGGACGCGGGGCGGTACGGGGCAAGGTGAGATGGTCGGTCCGTTGCTGTGCAGGAGCGGGCTCGGTCACAGGGCTTCCCACAGCAGGCGGGTGACGTGGTCGTTGCCGTGGCCGGCTCGTGGGCGGGCCGGGGTGTGCCATCCGGCGCGGGGCGGCCGGCTGGCGATCACGCGCCACCCGGCGCCGCGCAGGGATGCGCCGCTCTCGCCGTCCTGCGTGTAGGTGATCAGCCGTCGGTAGCCGAGGGCTTTCGCCGCCCGCCACGCGGCCCCGTAGAGCAGTGAGTTGGCGTTGCGGGCGCCGTCGCTGGCGGTCCGGGTGACTTCGAGGGTGGCGCCGTCGTCCAGGTGACGGGCCACCGGCCTGCCGACGATGGCCACGGCGCGCAGCGTGCCCCTCTCGTCGGCGGCGCCGACCGCGAAGATCTATCCTGCGGGCGGCGGGGGGTGACGGTGCCAGGTGCGCACGAAGTCCTTCGCCTCACGGGAGCGGACCGGCACCAGGTGCAGCGGGGCGTCGCTCACGCGGCCGTCCCGAAGTCGGACTGTGTCGGCGCGTGCTTCGCGACGGCGCGAGCCGTGATCGCCTTCGACGCGCGGGCGGACGCCGCGGACAGTTCCCCGGCTCCTGGCTCTCGGTACCAGGGCCGCAGGTCGAGCATGGCGGCGCGCATGCCGGTGGCGAAGCACAGGGCGGTGCCCTTGGGCAGGGCTCGGATCGCGTCGGCGGGCAGGATCCGTTCCTGCCGCATCGACACCGACGTGCTCTTGCCGGACTCCGAGTGCGACGTCGATGTGGTCTCGACGTCGTGGTCGCCGATCAAGCGGCTGAGCTTGTCCGCGAAGTCGGGGTCGTCGATGCCGGAGCCGATGACCTTGACGGTCGAGGCGGACCACATGGCGTCCATGCCCGCGTCTCCCCAGACCTTCTGGCCCTGGCGGTAGGACTGGAGGATGGTGATCGGGATGATTCCGCGGGAGCCGAGGTGGGAGTACAGGTCTGGCAGGTCGCTGATCTTGCACACGTTGGCGGCCTCGTCGAGGATCGCCAGCATGGGCGGGTCCAGGCGTCCGCCGGCCCGTTCGGCCTGGGCGGTGGCCGCGCGCATGACGGAGTCCGCGCACGCGGCGATCAGTGCCGAGGCCCCGCCTCCCCCGTCCTTGCTCAGCAGGAACAGCGTGTCGGTGGAGGTGACGAACTCCGACGGGCGGAACTCGGGAACGTCCTTCTGCGGGGTGACCCAGGCGGCGATCTCGTTGTTCAGCAGTGCGGCGGCGTACTGGCGGGCAGTCTCGTAGATGCCGTCGCGCGTCTCCGGGGGTCCCTCGACGGTGCCCTTGAGCTGTGCTGCGACGGCGGCGAAGTCGTGGTCGCGGAGGATGTCGAGCGGGGTGCGGTCGGCGGGGAAGGCGAGCCACTGCATGATGTCGGTGATGGGCCGCTCGTCGAGCGCTGCGGCCAGCA includes:
- a CDS encoding DNA cytosine methyltransferase, producing MILDLFAGPGGWSRALHVLGVRDVGLEWDPWACKTRAAAGQLTIRCDVARYPAWPFLGRTRGVIASPPCQAWSMAGKRLGLLDQPLVHAAVEDLAAGRDTRERLLTACRDERSLLAAEPMRYLHALNAVGEPDWVAMEEVPDVLPLWKQYAAVLRGWGFSVWYGILNAADFGVPQTRKRAILLASRVRTAQPPTPTHAQLAEPESLFGPGRARWVSMAEALGWGATDRPVPTVCAGGGPGGGPEPFPSGSRKTLSDARERGTWMPRPDGVVLQSRREGAGWAARHGTRENRAADAPAPTFTAEAHRWSWSLRSNNQANATVRSIQEPAGTLFFGHRANECTWVAEPATPSATDTDAPAVPEPIRITAREAGLLQTFPADYPWAGNKGQQFSQIGNAVPPLLAGHLLAPHLGVTLDPDDFTLAA
- a CDS encoding adenine nucleotide alpha hydrolase family protein gives rise to the protein MSDQPRFRALSLGAGVQSSTLLALSAEGILPRVDYAIFADTGWEPEAVYAHLDRLEEEIAAPAGIPVLRVSAGNIRDDALNPDHRFASMPLHILNQDGRPGMTRRQCTGEYKVKPIKQKVRELLGYPYPARIPKGVFVEQWVGISTDEFHRAKDADVKYMRNRHPLLDMSWSRADCARYLTSLGLADTPKSSCLGCPFHGNAQWRHIRDTSPSEWADVVEFDTAIRQGNARANATGNRLLGEAFLHRSRVPLSEAPIDHVTAAERAALRISADEADVLENGVEDGCSPWACRGDADALTQDDFGLAT
- the trpA gene encoding tryptophan synthase subunit alpha → MFVPAGLHPARAEHHQLDQIARAGADLFEIGLAHHDAGLDGPIIQAAYRRALSRGHLLTRALRGIEHAAGLRPTVVMTYWDPVSRHGPERLARLLADAGAAGAMVVDLPDDQAERWQAAAKATNLSTPRLVPRHLTDTGLATVAAGASGWLYAPASTAPTGYRGPLDVPALADFTTRLRAASPLPVVSGVGISTPALAERVAPLVDAVVIGTPVVRALMTAPEQAPALTTAFAQTLNPHATTETRA
- a CDS encoding DUF317 domain-containing protein, with protein sequence MRPFAPQDRVLVSPRYLAGAGIDRLADAIGPLVHLFGWQSEHDRASGRISVHSPDGSLFVNFNSRHTHGHWWSLAHHEPYWEARFTRQTPIEAIAAVTQALPQLLGDDRHIDRIPLTTTPLAQIAELNHWHREDDTFTSPDGHCHLQHTPAEDTPWRFRHHVYDGFDTHWDASFTQDSPERLVAQFSTHLATTTPVERTFRDVPYLVQNLDDALITPVHRAAVNPHVHHAGAQLGRVVHRR
- a CDS encoding XF1762 family protein produces the protein MFAVGAADERGTLRAVAIVGRPVARHLDDGATLEVTRTASDGARNANSLLYGAAWRAAKALGYRRLITYTQDGESGASLRGAGWRVIASRPPRAGWHTPARPRAGHGNDHVTRLLWEAL
- a CDS encoding type IV secretory system conjugative DNA transfer family protein; its protein translation is MPPSSSSSNTDGYDLVLRLLLGVLAVVVPLSHLAWLCGNLTASLAGGSWAPYQPTNALLHPEQVWPEAGENALLIGARIVPVLLLLALAVTAVALWLRHKNHGGGRKKITGMAKARDIEPLMAKAITDKARSLRPSLKDAKHIEARDTGILLGNLQNTRHEVRMGYEDVAVAIMAPRSGKTTSLAIPSMLAAPGPVLLTSNKAAGDAFTATYEARSRVGQVWTMDPQQIAHAAREMWWNPLASAKTLDGANRLAGHFLAASVDASQQGDFWSKAGSNILSQLLLAAALDERPITDIMQWLAFPADRTPLDILRDHDFAAVAAQLKGTVEGPPETRDGIYETARQYAAALLNNEIAAWVTPQKDVPEFRPSEFVTSTDTLFLLSKDGGGGASALIAACADSVMRAATAQAERAGGRLDPPMLAILDEAANVCKISDLPDLYSHLGSRGIIPITILQSYRQGQKVWGDAGMDAMWSASTVKVIGSGIDDPDFADKLSRLIGDHDVETTSTSHSESGKSTSVSMRQERILPADAIRALPKGTALCFATGMRAAMLDLRPWYREPGAGELSAASARASKAITARAVAKHAPTQSDFGTAA